The Chanos chanos chromosome 9, fChaCha1.1, whole genome shotgun sequence genome includes the window GCGAGCATCACGGCAAACGTAACCCTATGACACCACACTGACTCACGGTGAGGTAAGAGTGAGCTTGTCGCTGTAGCAGAAGGGCGTTCTCCCTGTTCTTCTCCGTCAggctctcctctcttctccgtTCACTCTCCAGCAGCTCGGACAGTCGGGACAGCTTCACACACTTCAGtccctcactctccttctctgagaCGGATGGAAAGCAATCATATCATGTTTACAGACATCGTCTGTTCTGCCCACACCCAACGCTGcagtatatacacactcaaacgAAACCTCACCCAAACCCTATCTTAACACAACGCAGCTAATACTGCATAGCTCTGACTCACACAATATACATCTCATTTGCTTTTAAACCTTCtttgcagaacaaaaaaaaccccaaacaaacgcatttcattttgttttaaactttcATTGCAGAACGCATAAAATAAATTCTCAACTTCAAATTCAAAAGAAACTCTGTGTCTTGATCCATTTCATTAAGGTCCTGTCTAATACCTCcttatcttttaaaaacaaaaaaacaaacaaacaaaaacaccacaaacaaacacgcccATATTATGATAAAGCAGCATTTATAATAGTCATCGTGttgtaatgtaatttttaatCTTACCCCACTCAGGCTGGTAGTAGGCCAGAAGGTTAAATGCTTTCTTCTTCAGGTGCTTCTGTAGTTCTGACGGTAACCTCTGCTTCATCTGCCACACATCctaaagagagagcgagagaggagggagtaaaaagacaaaatctcTCCATGTTTTATGAGAAACAgtttcagtaacacagacacataaggTAAGCATGCAGTTTGGATAGTTAGGATACAGCCTACTGTTAACTCAAAAAACAAGCTAAAAGCTATTACTATTTAGGGAAGACTGTGACAGAAAATGTTTCCTGGTCACTGGTTTAGCCATTTGAACCGAAACAAACAATcagtttttaaataatgtttattcCATATCTGATTTCCGTCTTTATCTGCATCTGGCTTGCTTTTTCTCAGTTAAAAACATGCATGCCCACATGTCCAGTATAGGCAGTTAATTCTGACCTGTGCAGAAGGCATGTGACTGAGCACTTGTTTGGCAGACAGGCCAAGTACAGGGCACTGGTCCTGACCAGGGGTGGAACTGTTCTCCAGAAGTCTGATGCACTGAGCTACCACAAGACACTGTTCCATGGTCTCATAGAACTgccgaagagaaaaaaaaacacacacaccaagactaCCTCAATGACACTTTAAATGACACATTTCATTACAGCGTTTACCACAGGAGCACTACATCTggttaaaatgtttgttcttaAAAGCCAGAGTCTATCTATCGCACTGTATAGTGTAGGCAGTCACGCAGTTTTTCCTGCTCTCATATCAACAGACACaagctggctttttttttttccagtagtgAGGTCCATTTTgcttaacattcattttgaaattgtGGTGACATGGGGAGTGAGGTAACACTGGTAAAggtcacacagacagtgtcagtgtcactgtgtggacacacaaacacacacacacacacaaagtgtgtgGGGTGTGTACCTTCTCCTCTTCTGCTGGCCCGCCTCCGTGCTGCTTTCTGATGCTGTGCTCCTGGATCATCTCCTGTAGGAGCCTGTGGATGCTCTCAAAGTGAAGCCAGGTCTGTCTCTGGGTCAGCAGCTCCCTCTCAGCCTAGGTTAAAAACATCAGAACAGCTGGAGAATTGACTCTGACATGGGCCAATCTTCACTTACACATCCTCGATTTTCGATCTGTAATCTGTAAACTGATTCTAAATGctaataacatttttttaactgtcctttcctcctcctcctcttttcctggTTTTCTCAGATCAATCAAGATCACTTATAGCCCATCTTAACTAGTTTCCTCAGGCCTGATTGTTTCACTTTGGGAAATCATTAACGTTTTAAAACCTCAAGCTATTCTCATTTAATCATGAGAAATTCATCTCTAAAAGGCTAGTGCCCTGTATGACTGACAATTGTTAAACACCCATCTGTTCATATGTTCATTAGAGCAGTTCAGTTCATATACAAACGCCCATAAGTATTAAGTGAAAAACAGCATATACTGCCACGATGCTAAATCCCACCCACATGGCGCTTTGACTAGCCGGGTTTTGGGCGTTTGTATAAAGCGAACACAAAAATACCACGACCTATCTCTGTCCAAACACAGCAGATTGACATCACTATTTCACGGGAGGACTTGGGGTCTGCGGATAGACTTACCTTCTCCAGCTCCCGTTTCAGGACTGTGGTGAGTCCAGTGTTGTCCACATACTGGGAGAGTGTGGCCAGGAGTTTGCAGAACTGGGGATTTTGTATTAGATCCTCTTCTGTCAGCTGACATAGCGGAAATGCTGTAAGAACTGCTTTAAGACACCGCTAGTAAGCAACGTTTAATGACAACGCACTGTTAAAGTTTAACAGCGCAACATAGACAATACAGCAGACAGTTATTCATTCGTAACACACGGCTAACACctaaaataaaagaacagagtTGTTACAAGAGACACATAGCCTACTGAGAACAGGTGCCTCCAAACAGGTATAGGTCCTGTGTTAAATGAGAAGCTAGCGTCCCGGCATGTTTAAGGGTCACGTATAAAAATGCTGGCCCACTACTTTGTCGACCGTGGCTAAAGCAAAAGATCGCAAAACAGAAGAACATTTCGGCATTAGTTTATTGGAAACAAGCGTACGAACGCCGTATTACACCAAGACATGCACGATTGTACGTGCTAGATTCGTTCAGGATGTAATGCCCTAATCAACAAGGCACCTAACTGGAAACTCAAGGGAGATTCAGGTGATGGCACCTCCTCTAcaaacagtgaatgacaaaACTATGAAGAGATGCTTTGAAGCCTTTTCGCATGCCCTTGGATAATCTGTTAGGTGCTTCTATTATTTTGGCTGCTCCCTGCACACGATCATGAATATGttttacttaaaaaataaaGCGCAGAGATCAGGACCTTGCTGACGCAGGTTATCCCCTTTGTCCAGTGCTGAAATAGACACAGATTCCGTTCCCGACGACATCATAAATTAATACGCAGCTCTGAGAGGCGTTCAGG containing:
- the haus4 gene encoding HAUS augmin-like complex subunit 4, whose product is MMSSGTESVSISALDKGDNLRQQVLTAFPLCQLTEEDLIQNPQFCKLLATLSQYVDNTGLTTVLKRELEKAERELLTQRQTWLHFESIHRLLQEMIQEHSIRKQHGGGPAEEEKFYETMEQCLVVAQCIRLLENSSTPGQDQCPVLGLSAKQVLSHMPSAQDVWQMKQRLPSELQKHLKKKAFNLLAYYQPEWEKESEGLKCVKLSRLSELLESERRREESLTEKNRENALLLQRQAHSYLTELLGCLQVLQSLVLEYRLKAQKELDKKKIEYFEAKCEIGMQKIRAEMLELQLDTYTRDKISAHRKMTEKLNTELKAVKMEKQMVESKLASFEMFGREFEALAEEYSRLRQEIDTKTWALKEFTQHTV